From a single Azospirillaceae bacterium genomic region:
- the rfaD gene encoding ADP-glyceromanno-heptose 6-epimerase, producing MIIVTGGAGFIGSNLVAGLEARGLGPIVVVDRLRQGDKWRNLAKRGLHDLITPEQLPEFLDRHGGAVTAIFHMGAISATTETDADRILENNFRLTLDLWTWCAQQGVRLIYASSAATYGDGALGFDDDSSAAALATLRPLNPYGWSKHLLDRRVRTALDDGVAAPPQHAGLKFFNVYGPNEYHKGDMRSVPAKLYPQITGGQPARLFASDRPDYADGGQVRDFIWVGDTVDVMLWLYDNPGVNGLFNLGTGQARSWNDLARALFRAAGVDERIDYIPMPDHLKGKYQYHTQAAMGRLRAAGYTAPFTELEEGIRRYVQDYLATPDPYV from the coding sequence ATGATCATTGTTACCGGGGGCGCTGGATTCATTGGCTCCAACCTTGTGGCGGGGCTGGAGGCGCGCGGCCTCGGCCCCATCGTGGTGGTGGACCGCCTGCGCCAGGGGGACAAGTGGCGCAACCTGGCCAAGCGCGGCCTGCACGATCTGATCACGCCGGAACAGTTGCCGGAATTCCTGGACCGGCATGGCGGCGCCGTGACCGCCATCTTCCACATGGGCGCCATCTCGGCGACCACGGAGACGGATGCCGACCGCATCCTGGAAAACAATTTTCGCCTGACGCTGGATCTGTGGACCTGGTGCGCGCAACAGGGCGTCCGCCTGATCTACGCCTCCTCCGCCGCGACGTACGGCGATGGCGCGCTGGGATTCGACGATGATTCCTCCGCGGCGGCGCTGGCCACCTTGCGGCCGTTGAACCCCTATGGCTGGTCCAAGCACCTGCTGGACCGGCGGGTGCGCACGGCCCTGGACGACGGGGTGGCGGCACCGCCCCAGCACGCCGGCCTGAAGTTCTTCAACGTCTATGGCCCCAACGAATACCACAAGGGGGACATGCGCTCCGTCCCCGCCAAGCTGTACCCCCAGATCACGGGCGGCCAGCCGGCGCGCCTGTTCGCGTCCGATCGTCCCGACTATGCCGATGGTGGCCAGGTGCGCGACTTCATCTGGGTGGGCGACACGGTGGACGTCATGCTGTGGCTGTACGACAACCCGGGCGTCAACGGCCTGTTCAACCTTGGCACCGGCCAGGCACGCAGTTGGAACGACCTGGCCCGCGCCCTGTTCCGGGCGGCGGGGGTGGACGAGCGCATCGACTACATCCCCATGCCGGACCATCTGAAGGGCAAGTACCAGTACCACACCCAGGCCGCCATGGGCCGGCTGCGGGCGGCGGGGTATACCGCCCCGTTCACGGAGCTGGAGGAAGGCATCCGCCGCTACGTCCAGGACTATCTGGCGACGCCTGATCCCTACGTCTGA
- a CDS encoding TonB-dependent receptor, whose translation MKKVQNKGGLRSTLLAVSALGAMGAGLTGVARAEDAPSDKLDEIIVSAERTPARERDVPLAVTSISGEKLDVLNSSGMDIRFLAARTPSLQAESSFGRTYPRFYIRGLGNSDFDPNASQPVSVVYDDVAMESPMLKAFPAFDLASVEVLRGPQGTLFGKNTPAGVVKLDSAKPTNEFGGFADLSYGTYDTVNFTGAVGGPIVKDILKYRASVNMQRRNDWVQNEDITTKNDTDFEGYRDLAGRFQLEFTPNEKLDILLNVHGRQLDGSARVFRANVIQKGTNDIVSGYNIEQTDQDGANPQKLNSFGSNLHVVYDAGPLTVTSVSGYERANVFSRGDIDGGVPSDTPFSVETGGYTSPRELSQEVRVATNDLGPWLLQGGVYYFNSYMAAEDLGFDTSTGDVTQQGHHKDRSETSGVFGSAKYKITDALTLSGGVRYSHDNKSVETINNFGYTQDPLLRTSVNGGNVSWDASADYAINSDINAYVRVATGYLAPSIQDRLGSGVSTAKAETTISYEAGVKSALFDHRASLNLTGYYFDTSDMQLTAVGGTSNSAHLLNADHAIGYGVELELEAKPIEHLLVTAGGSYNHTEIQDPNVSAATCGGGCTVTNKLNAQGNALLDGNPLPEAPQWILNATLRYAIPLAHNDEVFFYTDWAYRGEDNFFLYTAKEFTGKPFLDGGIRVGYKNYAGGYEIAAYARNVLDQIRVIGAIDFNNLTGMLNEPRILGVQAKVDF comes from the coding sequence ATGAAGAAGGTACAGAACAAGGGCGGGCTTCGCTCAACGCTCCTGGCCGTGTCGGCGCTGGGTGCCATGGGTGCCGGCTTGACGGGCGTGGCGCGCGCCGAGGACGCGCCGTCGGACAAGCTGGATGAGATCATCGTGTCGGCCGAACGCACGCCGGCGCGCGAGCGTGACGTGCCCCTGGCCGTCACCTCCATCAGTGGTGAGAAGCTGGACGTACTGAATTCCAGCGGCATGGACATCCGCTTCCTGGCGGCGCGCACGCCCAGCCTGCAGGCCGAATCCTCCTTCGGCCGGACATATCCCCGCTTCTACATCCGCGGCCTGGGCAATTCGGACTTCGACCCCAACGCGTCCCAGCCGGTGTCGGTGGTCTATGACGACGTGGCCATGGAAAGCCCCATGCTGAAGGCCTTCCCCGCCTTCGACCTAGCCTCGGTGGAAGTGCTGCGCGGGCCCCAGGGTACGCTGTTCGGCAAGAACACCCCGGCCGGCGTGGTCAAGCTGGACAGCGCCAAGCCCACCAATGAATTCGGCGGCTTCGCCGACCTCAGCTACGGCACCTACGACACGGTGAACTTCACCGGCGCCGTGGGCGGCCCCATCGTCAAGGACATCCTGAAGTACCGCGCCTCGGTCAACATGCAGCGCCGGAACGACTGGGTGCAGAACGAGGACATCACCACCAAGAACGACACGGATTTCGAGGGCTACCGCGACCTCGCCGGCCGTTTCCAGCTGGAGTTCACGCCCAACGAGAAGCTGGACATCCTGCTGAACGTCCACGGCCGCCAGCTGGACGGTTCCGCCCGCGTGTTCCGCGCCAACGTGATCCAGAAGGGCACGAACGACATCGTGTCCGGCTACAACATCGAACAGACCGACCAGGACGGCGCCAACCCGCAGAAGCTGAACAGCTTCGGGTCCAACCTGCACGTCGTCTACGATGCCGGCCCCCTCACCGTCACCTCGGTCAGCGGCTATGAGCGCGCCAACGTGTTCAGCCGCGGCGACATCGACGGCGGCGTGCCGTCCGACACGCCGTTCTCGGTGGAGACCGGCGGCTACACCTCCCCGCGTGAGCTGAGCCAGGAGGTGCGTGTCGCCACCAACGATCTGGGCCCCTGGCTGTTGCAGGGCGGCGTCTACTACTTCAACTCCTACATGGCGGCGGAAGATCTTGGCTTCGACACGTCCACCGGCGATGTCACCCAGCAGGGCCACCACAAGGACCGCAGCGAGACCAGCGGCGTCTTCGGGTCGGCGAAGTACAAGATCACCGACGCCCTGACCTTGAGCGGCGGCGTGCGGTATTCCCACGACAACAAGTCGGTCGAGACCATCAACAACTTCGGCTACACCCAGGATCCGCTGCTGCGCACCAGCGTCAACGGCGGCAACGTCTCGTGGGACGCCAGCGCCGACTACGCCATCAACAGCGACATCAACGCCTATGTCCGGGTCGCCACCGGCTATCTGGCGCCGTCCATCCAGGACCGCCTGGGTTCCGGCGTGTCCACCGCCAAGGCGGAGACCACGATTTCGTATGAGGCGGGCGTGAAGTCGGCGCTGTTCGACCACCGCGCCAGCCTGAACCTGACCGGCTACTATTTCGACACCAGCGACATGCAGCTGACGGCCGTGGGCGGCACCAGCAATTCCGCCCACCTGCTGAACGCCGACCACGCCATCGGCTACGGCGTGGAACTGGAACTGGAGGCCAAGCCGATCGAGCACCTGCTGGTGACGGCGGGCGGCAGCTACAACCACACCGAAATCCAGGACCCGAACGTGTCGGCGGCCACCTGCGGCGGCGGCTGCACCGTGACCAACAAGCTGAACGCCCAGGGCAACGCCCTGCTGGACGGCAACCCGCTGCCCGAGGCGCCGCAGTGGATCCTGAACGCCACCCTGCGCTACGCCATCCCCTTGGCGCATAACGACGAGGTGTTCTTCTACACCGACTGGGCCTACCGCGGCGAAGACAACTTCTTCCTGTACACCGCCAAGGAATTCACCGGGAAGCCCTTCCTGGATGGCGGCATCCGCGTCGGTTACAAGAACTACGCCGGCGGGTACGAGATCGCGGCTTATGCCCGCAACGTGCTGGACCAGATCCGCGTCATCGGCGCCATCGACTTCAACAACCTGACCGGCATGCTGAACGAGCCCCGCATCCTGGGCGTCCAGGCCAAGGTCGATTTCTAA
- the rfaE1 gene encoding D-glycero-beta-D-manno-heptose-7-phosphate kinase, producing MGSLIETLADARVMVIGDVMLDRFVRGKVGRISPEAPVPVLRNAQEDMMLGGAGNVVRNITALGGHVVFGGVIGNDAAGQRVTRLVAEDAQITPILQVDGGRLTSEKTRFVADGHHLLRSDWDSEEAVADAAHRTLVAAVAAYLDQVSVVILSDYGKGVLTPPVLRELITLARDAGKAVIVDPKSPDYSIYRGATLVTPNRAELAMAVGHNPTTTDGIVAAAQALIREHGIGGLLVTRSEEGMTLVQADGTCLNVQAEAKEVFDVSGAGDTVVAVLAAALAVGADINDAVHVANVAAGLVVAKVGTAVVNPPELLHALAEQDDRHNTSKVLGWGELQEKVALWRRLGLSVGFTNGCFDLIHPGHVQLLAASRAQCDRLIVGLNSDESVRRLKGPERPIQDERSRAIVLAALASVDAVAVFEEDTPLSLITTVKPSVLIKGADYTVDQVVGADFVQQNGGRVALVDLVPNQSTTGIAQRIRVTR from the coding sequence TTGGGCTCGCTTATCGAAACGCTGGCGGACGCGCGGGTCATGGTCATCGGCGATGTCATGCTGGACCGCTTCGTCCGCGGCAAGGTCGGACGCATCTCGCCCGAGGCGCCGGTGCCCGTGCTGCGCAACGCGCAGGAGGACATGATGCTGGGCGGTGCCGGCAACGTGGTGCGCAACATCACGGCGCTGGGCGGCCATGTCGTGTTCGGCGGCGTCATCGGCAACGACGCCGCGGGCCAGCGGGTGACCCGCCTGGTGGCCGAGGACGCCCAGATCACCCCCATCCTGCAGGTGGACGGCGGCCGCCTGACCTCGGAAAAGACGCGCTTCGTGGCCGACGGCCATCACCTGCTGCGTTCCGACTGGGACAGCGAGGAGGCGGTGGCGGACGCCGCGCACCGCACGCTGGTGGCGGCGGTGGCGGCCTATCTGGACCAGGTGTCGGTGGTCATCCTGTCCGACTACGGCAAGGGCGTGCTGACCCCGCCGGTGTTGCGCGAACTGATCACCCTGGCGCGTGATGCCGGCAAGGCGGTGATCGTCGATCCCAAGAGCCCCGACTATTCCATCTATCGCGGCGCCACGCTGGTGACGCCCAACCGCGCCGAACTGGCCATGGCCGTGGGCCATAACCCGACCACCACGGACGGCATCGTGGCGGCGGCCCAGGCCCTGATCCGGGAACACGGCATCGGTGGCCTGCTGGTGACGCGTAGCGAGGAAGGCATGACCCTGGTCCAGGCGGACGGCACCTGCCTGAACGTCCAGGCCGAGGCGAAGGAGGTGTTCGACGTCTCCGGTGCCGGCGACACGGTGGTGGCCGTGCTGGCCGCCGCCCTGGCGGTGGGGGCCGACATCAATGACGCGGTGCATGTGGCCAACGTCGCCGCCGGGCTGGTGGTGGCCAAGGTGGGCACGGCCGTGGTCAACCCGCCGGAACTGCTGCATGCGCTGGCCGAACAGGACGACCGCCACAACACATCCAAGGTGCTGGGCTGGGGCGAGTTGCAGGAGAAGGTGGCCCTGTGGCGCCGCCTGGGCCTCAGCGTCGGGTTCACCAACGGCTGCTTCGACCTGATCCACCCCGGCCATGTGCAGTTGCTGGCGGCGTCGCGGGCGCAGTGCGACCGGCTGATCGTGGGCCTGAATTCCGACGAGTCCGTCCGCCGGCTGAAGGGGCCGGAACGGCCCATCCAGGACGAACGCTCACGCGCCATCGTGCTGGCGGCGCTGGCCTCGGTGGACGCGGTCGCGGTGTTCGAGGAGGACACGCCCCTGTCGCTGATCACCACCGTGAAGCCCAGCGTCCTGATCAAGGGGGCGGACTATACCGTCGATCAGGTGGTGGGCGCCGACTTCGTGCAGCAGAATGGGGGCCGCGTCGCCCTGGTGGATCTGGTGCCGAACCAGAGCACCACCGGCATCGCCCAGCGCATACGGGTTACCCGCTGA
- a CDS encoding transporter substrate-binding domain-containing protein has product MGGVLETRTDRRRLLAGAGGLLLAGALPRIARAQPDQAAVRFIHPAGFEPISYADADGNAAGLLREALDLVFPAAGLRRDDIVVPWSRGQMMVREGTADAFCTARSVEREQYAQFCDQTLVTMVSGIWHRRDDTRAANVRDMAGLMALRQGNYLGNSWLRDHVPADAAVTWVSDPNSVLKMLVAGYIDAFVQGDLLVAWLVRRAGLTDRLAFTPKAFLEDIPCGLAVRRGHPDCAALVAALDTGMMSVRAEVDQLINRYRPVDS; this is encoded by the coding sequence ATGGGCGGGGTATTGGAGACGCGGACGGATCGCCGGCGCCTGCTGGCGGGTGCCGGCGGGCTGTTGCTGGCCGGCGCGCTGCCCCGCATCGCCCGGGCGCAGCCGGACCAGGCGGCCGTGCGTTTCATCCACCCGGCCGGGTTCGAGCCCATCAGTTATGCCGACGCGGACGGCAACGCCGCCGGCCTGCTGCGGGAGGCGCTGGACCTGGTGTTCCCCGCCGCCGGCCTGCGGCGCGACGATATCGTGGTCCCCTGGTCGCGCGGCCAAATGATGGTGCGCGAGGGCACGGCCGACGCCTTCTGCACCGCGCGCTCCGTCGAGCGTGAGCAATACGCCCAATTCTGCGACCAGACGCTGGTGACCATGGTTTCCGGCATCTGGCATCGGCGCGACGACACGCGCGCCGCCAATGTCCGGGACATGGCCGGGCTGATGGCGTTGCGCCAGGGCAACTACCTGGGCAACAGCTGGCTGCGCGACCATGTGCCCGCCGACGCCGCCGTGACCTGGGTGTCCGATCCCAACAGCGTGCTGAAGATGCTGGTGGCGGGCTACATCGACGCCTTCGTCCAGGGCGACCTGCTGGTCGCCTGGCTGGTGCGGCGCGCCGGCCTGACCGATCGCCTGGCCTTCACGCCCAAGGCTTTCCTGGAAGACATTCCCTGCGGCCTGGCGGTGCGGCGCGGCCATCCCGACTGCGCGGCGTTGGTGGCGGCGCTGGACACGGGCATGATGTCGGTGCGGGCGGAGGTCGACCAGTTGATCAACCGTTACCGCCCGGTCGATAGCTGA
- a CDS encoding TetR/AcrR family transcriptional regulator encodes MRKVDPVKQEEKRQEILAAAGRCFSRDGFRGASIAGICVEAGISPGHLYYYFENKEAIVAAMTNIAMGQAVSRFTALMEGPDTIAALMSVVEAAWQRYKPEHRSVLLDVMAEAGRNPAIAATLQTHSRSLHDLVAGLLRAGQGRGQVDPGLDTDMAARLVMGLVDAPKTMMTRDPDFDPQAGLAMTRTLIGRFLTPPAKAGLH; translated from the coding sequence TTGCGCAAGGTCGATCCGGTCAAACAGGAAGAGAAACGGCAGGAGATCCTGGCGGCGGCGGGGCGCTGTTTCTCGCGCGACGGCTTCCGTGGCGCCTCCATCGCCGGCATCTGTGTCGAGGCGGGGATCAGCCCCGGCCACCTCTATTATTATTTCGAGAATAAAGAGGCGATCGTGGCCGCCATGACCAACATCGCCATGGGGCAGGCGGTGTCCCGTTTCACGGCGTTGATGGAGGGGCCGGACACCATTGCGGCCCTGATGTCGGTGGTGGAGGCCGCCTGGCAACGTTACAAGCCCGAGCACCGCAGCGTCCTGCTGGACGTGATGGCGGAGGCCGGGCGCAATCCCGCCATCGCCGCCACCCTGCAAACCCACAGCCGCAGCCTGCACGACCTGGTGGCCGGGTTGCTGCGCGCGGGGCAGGGGCGGGGCCAGGTCGATCCCGGCCTGGACACGGACATGGCCGCCCGCCTGGTGATGGGCCTGGTGGACGCGCCCAAGACCATGATGACCCGCGATCCCGACTTCGACCCCCAGGCGGGACTGGCCATGACGCGCACCCTGATAGGCCGCTTCCTGACGCCGCCGGCCAAGGCCGGCCTACATTAG
- a CDS encoding MATE family efflux transporter, with protein sequence MPMSPQERRALMLEGPVGRALTRLALPIILANILQAGYQLTDAFWVGRLGAAAVAAVTISFPVTFLVIAAGAGLAMAGSVMVAQHAGAGRQDQVNHVAAQTMLMVALTSLAAGTVGYLLSPLLVRLLGVAPEVHDGALRFMRVSFIGIGFVFLYGLFQGLMRSVGHTRAPLIILGGTVALNFLLDPLFIFGFGPVPAQGVMGAALATVVTQGLATAAGLATCLRGRHGIHLSWRHFRPDLDHLRRAFRLGLPGSVEMSARSIGPLVLSFLVAKLGTVAIAAYGVGSNVLQMVVIPAMGLSMAVSTVAGQNRGAGNLARAHEAVMRASVYSLAGLTAAGLVAYAAAPAIATLFVPGDPVVIAEGARFIRIMCLSWGGIGLQLCALSAFRAAGRMAYAMGIALVGLLVIQLPLAYGLSATVHPATTGFWLSFPIANVLVGLGAFLWYRHSESRTPAAPLTA encoded by the coding sequence ATGCCCATGTCCCCGCAGGAACGCCGCGCCCTCATGCTGGAGGGCCCCGTCGGACGGGCACTGACCCGTCTGGCCTTGCCCATCATCCTAGCCAACATCCTGCAGGCGGGGTACCAGCTGACCGACGCCTTCTGGGTGGGCCGCCTGGGGGCCGCCGCCGTGGCGGCGGTGACGATCAGCTTCCCCGTCACCTTCCTGGTGATCGCGGCGGGGGCCGGCCTGGCCATGGCGGGGTCGGTGATGGTGGCCCAGCACGCCGGCGCCGGGCGGCAGGACCAGGTGAACCACGTCGCGGCGCAAACCATGCTGATGGTGGCGCTAACCTCCCTGGCGGCGGGAACCGTGGGCTACCTGCTGTCGCCCCTGCTGGTCCGCTTGCTGGGCGTGGCGCCGGAAGTGCACGACGGGGCGCTGCGTTTCATGCGCGTGTCCTTCATCGGCATCGGCTTCGTCTTCCTCTACGGCCTGTTCCAGGGCCTGATGCGCAGTGTCGGCCACACCCGGGCGCCGCTGATCATCCTGGGCGGCACGGTGGCGCTGAACTTCCTGCTGGACCCGCTGTTCATCTTCGGCTTCGGTCCCGTGCCGGCCCAAGGCGTCATGGGGGCCGCCCTGGCGACGGTGGTGACGCAGGGGCTGGCCACCGCCGCCGGCCTGGCCACCTGTCTGCGCGGCCGCCACGGCATCCATCTGTCCTGGCGCCATTTCCGTCCCGACCTGGACCATTTGCGCCGGGCGTTCCGGCTGGGGCTGCCGGGGTCGGTGGAGATGTCGGCGCGCAGCATCGGCCCGCTGGTCCTGTCCTTCCTGGTGGCCAAGCTGGGCACCGTGGCCATCGCCGCCTACGGCGTCGGGTCCAACGTCCTGCAGATGGTGGTCATCCCCGCCATGGGCCTGTCCATGGCGGTCTCTACCGTCGCCGGGCAGAACCGGGGTGCGGGCAACCTGGCCCGGGCGCATGAGGCGGTGATGCGGGCGTCCGTCTATTCGCTGGCCGGCCTGACGGCGGCGGGCCTGGTCGCCTACGCCGCGGCACCGGCCATCGCCACCCTGTTCGTACCCGGCGATCCGGTGGTGATTGCCGAAGGCGCGCGCTTCATCCGCATCATGTGCCTGAGCTGGGGCGGCATCGGCCTGCAATTGTGCGCCCTGTCCGCCTTCCGCGCCGCCGGCCGCATGGCCTACGCCATGGGCATCGCCCTGGTGGGCCTGCTGGTCATCCAACTGCCGCTGGCCTACGGCCTGTCCGCGACCGTGCACCCGGCGACCACCGGTTTCTGGCTGTCCTTCCCCATCGCCAACGTGCTGGTGGGCCTGGGCGCCTTTCTCTGGTACCGGCACAGCGAAAGCCGGACGCCGGCGGCGCCCCTGACGGCTTAA
- a CDS encoding nucleoside hydrolase has product MIRFPSFVRTLCLGALALGLLAARAPAAEAPAREKVIIDTDVGDDIDDAFALAQALADPRLDILGVTAGWGDTGTRVRQLQRLLAVAGRPDIPVAQGPSTANTTPYTQKRWAEGQPVPAQAAPPAVDFILDQVRRYPGQVTLIALAPPSTLGAVIDRDPAGFAKLKRVVMMGGSVYAGYNDTGYGPVLGPTPEYNIYSDVAAARKLFASGVPLVVMPLDSTRLKLDEVKRDILFAAGTPMTDALTLMYHQWRRLNAWGQVTPTLFDLLPVAYVLDPKLCPTTPLRLAVGDKGETTPVTGPANAQVCLKEDKDGILSLLMNSLLIQH; this is encoded by the coding sequence ATGATCCGTTTTCCGTCCTTCGTCCGAACCCTGTGCCTGGGCGCCCTGGCCCTCGGCCTGCTGGCCGCCCGGGCACCGGCGGCGGAAGCACCGGCGCGTGAGAAGGTCATCATCGACACCGACGTGGGCGACGACATCGACGACGCCTTCGCCCTGGCCCAGGCGCTGGCCGATCCCCGGCTGGACATCCTGGGTGTGACGGCGGGGTGGGGCGACACGGGGACGCGCGTGCGCCAACTGCAGCGCCTGTTGGCCGTCGCCGGTCGTCCCGACATCCCCGTGGCGCAAGGGCCATCCACCGCCAACACCACGCCCTACACCCAGAAGCGCTGGGCGGAGGGGCAGCCGGTGCCGGCCCAGGCCGCACCCCCGGCGGTGGACTTCATCCTGGACCAGGTGCGCCGCTACCCCGGCCAGGTCACCCTGATCGCCCTGGCGCCGCCCAGCACCCTGGGCGCCGTGATCGACCGCGACCCCGCCGGCTTCGCCAAGCTGAAGCGGGTGGTGATGATGGGCGGGTCGGTCTACGCCGGCTACAACGACACGGGCTACGGCCCCGTGCTGGGCCCCACACCGGAATACAACATCTATTCCGATGTCGCCGCCGCCCGGAAGCTGTTCGCCAGCGGCGTGCCCCTGGTGGTGATGCCGCTGGACAGCACCCGGCTGAAGCTGGACGAGGTGAAGCGCGACATCCTGTTCGCCGCCGGCACGCCCATGACCGACGCGCTAACCTTGATGTACCACCAGTGGCGCCGCCTGAACGCCTGGGGCCAGGTCACGCCCACGCTGTTCGACCTGTTGCCGGTGGCCTACGTCCTGGATCCCAAACTTTGCCCCACCACGCCCCTGCGGCTGGCGGTGGGGGACAAGGGCGAGACCACGCCGGTGACCGGCCCCGCCAACGCGCAGGTCTGCCTGAAGGAAGACAAGGACGGCATCCTGAGCCTGCTGATGAACAGTCTGCTGATTCAGCACTGA
- a CDS encoding nucleoside hydrolase — protein sequence MRLLIDTDTAGDDAFSLLLALRNPKVQLDAITICHGNVTFDQCVENALYTVQAAGRANEVPVYPGARLPMMRKPLDAAYVFGRDGMSDANFPPARQRPEPKHAVDAIIDTVMAHPGEVTIIAQAPLTNLALAVMKEPAVAQATKHLWIMGGTDNAVGNVTSAAEFNFYVDPEAAKIVVNAGFKATLLTWTRSMVEGVITSAELDAIAALGTPVSDFFTRVNRDSLAFSRDRQRIDGSIHPDALTCACALDESLVLEAEECVVDVEVAGTLTRGYSSVSSAILPDAADADPDLAPQLPNMRVIKRADRDGFVRMMTDAVR from the coding sequence ATGCGCCTACTGATCGATACCGACACCGCCGGCGACGACGCCTTTTCCCTGCTGCTGGCTCTGCGTAACCCGAAGGTCCAGCTGGACGCCATCACCATCTGCCACGGCAACGTCACCTTCGACCAGTGCGTGGAGAACGCGCTGTACACGGTGCAGGCCGCCGGCAGGGCGAACGAGGTGCCGGTCTATCCCGGCGCCCGCCTGCCCATGATGCGCAAGCCGCTGGACGCCGCCTACGTCTTCGGCCGGGACGGGATGAGCGACGCCAATTTCCCGCCCGCCCGGCAGCGGCCGGAGCCCAAACACGCCGTGGACGCCATCATCGACACGGTGATGGCCCACCCGGGTGAGGTCACCATCATCGCCCAGGCGCCCCTGACCAACCTGGCCCTGGCGGTGATGAAGGAACCGGCCGTCGCCCAGGCCACCAAGCACCTCTGGATCATGGGCGGCACCGACAACGCGGTCGGCAACGTCACCAGTGCGGCCGAGTTCAATTTCTATGTCGATCCGGAGGCGGCCAAGATCGTGGTCAACGCCGGCTTCAAGGCCACGCTGCTGACCTGGACACGCTCCATGGTGGAAGGCGTGATCACCAGCGCGGAACTGGACGCCATCGCGGCCTTGGGCACGCCGGTGTCCGACTTCTTCACCCGGGTGAACCGTGACAGCCTGGCCTTTTCCCGTGACCGGCAGCGCATCGACGGCAGCATCCACCCGGACGCCCTGACCTGCGCCTGCGCCCTGGATGAAAGCCTGGTGCTGGAGGCGGAGGAGTGCGTGGTGGATGTGGAGGTGGCGGGCACCCTGACGCGGGGTTATTCCAGCGTCTCAAGCGCCATCCTGCCCGACGCGGCGGATGCCGACCCCGACCTGGCACCCCAGCTGCCCAACATGCGGGTGATCAAGCGGGCGGATCGCGACGGTTTTGTCCGTATGATGACGGACGCTGTGCGCTGA